CTCCCATGTCTTAGACTTAGTTTGAGTCACCAAAACACAAATAATTTACAACCCACTCTTTAAATAGATATAAGATTTTGGTATCGTGGAACTCTTATGCATTAGATTATCAAATGGTGAGCAAAGTAGTAATTTTACCCTAGAGAAGAGTCGTGTCCTCAATTTTCAatccttttttttaaagaaacttGATTAGTTTTAGAATCTGATAGAAATGGTAAAGGATGATTGACATCGTCTACTTGTGAAATGACGCCTTATCTTCTTTCGGTCTCAACATGGTACCATTTTTCTCCATCCTATACAACACTAACACACCACattcataattaaattaatttctatagAAACATATTccattaaaaaaacatttttattattttaatattgattTGTGACATTTATTCAAACTGATTTGAAGActgaatataattttatttttacgtcaaaaatatttttataatctgACTTTTTATATCAATCATCATTACACCAttacacaaataaaaaattacatataatataaatttaattaaaaatatagtagGTTGTAAATTGTAATCAAAATATGAAGAAgtcttgttattttattttagtactAAAATCAATCCGAAACCATTATCCCCTACGGCCTACACAAACCCTTATAGACCCTTATCCAAAGATGAATAGGTTAATTTCTCCGCCATAATTTATAATCCACACCCTAAAATCCTAATAAATCCATTTCATTTCCCGAAAATGAGCACAATCAAAGCCCAAAAATGGAATTGGATATCCGCCCTAGTAGGCGCAACAACGGCGGCAACTACAGCGGCGCTAATAGCCGCAAAGCCGAGAGATCCAGCTTTTGAGTTAATCTCCATCGACTTAACCGCCTTCAAGCTCAACTTCCCCGCCTTAGACGCCGAGTTAACCCTCACCGTCCACGTCAACAACCCCAACATCGTAGCCATTCATTACAACTCCACCACCATGTCAATCTGCTATGACGGATCGCTACTCGGCTCAGCTCGGCTGGAGGCTGGTTCACAGCCGGCGCGCTCTTGTAGACTTCTTCGTCTTCCTGCTCGGCTTAGCGGCTTGGAGCTCTTGGCTAACCATAAGAACCAGTTTTTGTCAGACGTGGCGAAGAGAGAGATGGTTATTGATGCGGCTGTTGATATTAATGGAGCTGCGAAGGTGTTGTGGTGGGACCATAAGTTTAGGGTACACGTGGATAGTCGTGTGTCCGTTGATCCTGTTTTTCTTGATGTTATTGATCAGGAAAATAGAGCTGAAATGGAGCTATTAgtttcttgaattattttttattttttaaattagtaTTAGACTTTTTGATGCTCCAAGATACAAGTAGCAATAATTACATTAAGGTATTATTAAATTTTCCgaccctttttttttaatcgCACCTCTTATATAATGAATTTTCAATATTACTTCTATATATTTACGAACTCAAAAActctaacatctctctaaaaactctgtAAAAACACTCTCTAAATTAAAGAAAGCTACAATTTAAAATCGATTCACAATTACGAACCTTAATGAACATGAATACGATTCAGCAAATAATTCAACCGATTCGAATTTAGAAATAATGGTAAACAGCAGTCGCATGTGACAGAGCCGCGGATGACTCACATGAACTGCGCGACTGAACTGCGCCTAGTCGCACGTTTCACGCGATCCACCCGCAGTTCAGTCATGCGTTTCATGCGACTCATCTGCGGCtcgatatatatatgtatatatatatatatatatatacatatatataaacatatatatatatatatatatatatatatatatatatatatatgtatatgtttatatatatgtatatatatatacatacatatatacatatatacatacatatatacatacatatatacgtatatacatacatatatacgtatatatatacatatatacatatatatacatatataaatatatatatatacacacacacacacacacacatatatatatatatatatacatatggtaatattaggggagATTTGCATAACTCAGATAATGCTACctgacctggttctaaaagtagaacatgtcggtgtaaatttatgattgtatgtAGTAGTTGTAAACCAGGGAAAAACCTTGGACAgtgagggtgtgtcctggtaAAAAAGAAACACATAACCACCCGTTGTTAGTGTACAAAGATGGtaatgtaagggcaaataggttgaCTGTAGACAttcggcagcacatacgagagctTAGTGCAACCAGCATGCAACCTGCGTTTATTGTTAGctgcattttattcatattGTATCCCCATTATTTGGCTTTATTGTATTGGAATTTTGCATAATTATGCTTGCTTCATTTGAGTTTTACGCTTGGATGGGTATTTTTGTGCATTTTAGGTAATATCAACAAAACCGATCACAAACTAAGTACATTTGGCGCTTACAATACTCACTTAACTCCAAAAGCTCAAGTAATCAAAGCCTTGATGACCCAAGTCAAGGAAACAAGGCCAAAAGGAGTAAAAGTAGACCTTTCTAAGCCCACTCGGCCAAAACTGGGTCACGCCAAGCTTGCTCGAACATAAAAGACTTGTATTAGAGATAGAAGCTCAGCAGGACCATCCTGAAGGCCACTCGACCCGATCGAGCGATGTTGGCTTGGGTCGAGCAAAAGTACTATTCACTTCCAGTAGCTTTAGAATATCAACAGAAGCATTTTCAATGGGTCGACCGAGCTCGCTCAGTCGAGCGGACAGGTCGATTGGAGCCTTTTTTGGTGACTACtctatttttaaagattttcaCCTATGTACCTGATGCTTGCTAGACAGGTCAAGCGgattggctcgggtcgagcaatTTGAGCGGTCAGAAATAATTATGCTTTTAAAAGCTACTGATTGGATGCCTTATCCATTTCTTATGCCTCTCATACTCTTACTGCTCCACCATCCCTATTTGCCACCCATCTATAGCCTACCTATCTCACACATAGGGTGGTGGAGAAATCATAAAGCCACCACCCACCACTTGTCCTCcttcctataaatagagaagaagaaggctcaagcaaatcatccatttcttctACAACTCATGTTCTGAATTTTAAGCTTTCATTAGTTAGTTTTAATCTTCCTTTATGTATTTTCCTTGATTTATTCTTGTACTCTTAGTTGTAATTTCTATTCAAACACTTACTAGAAGGTTCAAGCTTTTGATTAGTTTAGTATTGAAGATCATTTGATATATTCATGTAATTGAGATTAAGTCAAtctattgaagcatttcatcaaacatttgGATTGCAATTGGAGCTTATGGAATTTATCATTGGCATTCTTTAGTTCTTCAATTGATTATCTTCTTTGGATTGAATTCCAAGCTAGTAATTTCTATTCTCAACATTTAAttgcttttgatttttgttgttaGTGCTTATCATGAATTCAatgtctttagttatgtttaacTTCAATATGAGTGAGTAATTTATTTTGGCTTAGACTAGGTATTATCACATATATGTAGTCTATATTGCTTTCTTTaactttggcttggttgtgttgtttatggtttgaaATGAATTTTGCTATTATCGTAGTGTCATtggattgagggcgagagtcgatttctaATGATAATCTATGCTCAAAAATCGAATCATCTCcgtgagaataggtagatgtttTGATTGGAAATATTGAATGTGTGCTCCATGTCTTAAAAtgtgcttagctccatgagaataggtagttgagtatgttttaggaagcttttgttgcttgaGAGAGAAAATTAGTATCCAAGATACATTCTTCCCCATAACTCATATCCATGACTTTAGGTTGAAGATTAGTAAACACTATTTTGGTGAGAAAGTCTAGCCTTtacctcatcatcatcatattatcTTTTCATGTGTTTGTATTGCCTTTAACCTTATGTTCTTGGTTAATTAGcatctttacttgttttatgctttgttttagctttagtctttatttacttattttagttaattacaccaacaaacatctatatatacGTTGTTGAATCAACTAATCAATTGAGAATCCCTTGATATACGCCCCCctccttgtggattcgactCGTACTTGCTAGCGTACTACactacgccgtgcacttgcggtatatTACTtttgaaggacgtaaagtcccgatTATTTATCATGACctcaattaaacaaaattttcctggttttttttgctagtatgaatcaaatttataatgttaGACAATCAATCAGGAGaaaagagatggagggtaggactcccctttaacattgtctttatatggccataGAGCATAATTACTGAtgagtgcaattatttgcactcatttgtgttaatttcatacTCCCTATGTGATATCTTACTGAGTTTTAGGTAGTATTGTAAGTGATATTTGACATTTTCATTTCATATGCTCAATAATGTATTTTATGTAACTTTTGAGGCgaaatcaaagttttattaGGTCCCGGGGGTGATAAGAGGGTGAAGGCTTATAGAAATGGCCTAAAACCCCAAAATGAAGTGAAGAGGAGCCAAACAAGCTTCAAGGAGAAGAAACAAGTCATAGCTAAACCATGCCAAAAAGCCATGACTCGTCGCTCAGCAATGCAGTCCAGAACAAAAGCAACGAGTCGTCGCTCCAGATGCCACGACTCGTCACCcatgccacgactcgtcgctcctgtgccacgactcgtcgcataCATTTTGATCTGAGTAATGAAGTCTAGAGACTGAGCAACAACTCTTCCCCAATATTGCCACGACCCGTCGCCAACTCACTGAAGTCACATAATCCAGGCAGTagcaaagcgacgagtcgtctccGTGCATTCGAGCAGTTATTTTTGCAGCCAATTTTTATAGCAATAGTTATTCCATTTtaagttttcattttttatcaGCTTTTAGTGGtagttttttaattatgcaGAGATTAATTTTGGTTCTTTAAGCTTTTGTTGCAAAACTTCGTTGTTACATTAATTCTTCTTGCAATCTACATTATCGTTCTTCGTAAttagtaagttttctttgttaattgctttattatttatctCGTGCATTGAAATCATTCATCGTTTTATGTTTAGTATCTCTATTAAGTCACATTCATTATGAATTGCATATTTACCATCATgtttagtgagtagttttcttctttagggttagggtaTAATCCCTAATTCGAAGCATGGGATGACGTTTTATCGATTgattgtgtgaaatttgggtctattatgcttaatgaatctcggtttaaatatctttattaaccttttcaataaaacgaaagtttgagattaggattaatttaggattgagatatatttaagttaaattcttactagtttagccaataaaatgaaagtttgaggattaacactTGTTTGGTCTTAAATCGATATTAATCAATAGAGCGGcagcttgagattaattagatcacatTTAATTATGCTAGTGACTCAATTTCATACAATCATGAGAGTGATCgactcccatgttagaattaggtgATGCCCGACACCCTAGAACTTGTCATATCATATTCATCCTcatattgatcattgttttaGCTTTAGTTTTTGCATCGTACTATTAGTTTCTCGACCATATTATTTCTTGATCTGTGCCTTGTAgtcataaaacaaacaaattgattAACTCGCCTCCTTGTGTTTGACCCGCGACTACACGTCAACCGTGCGCTTGCGGGTATTAAAATTTACCCTATCaattacgtggtttggacagacttggatagtaaagggtaattgagtagATTATTAGTCGCAAATCCTACTTCCATCCAGATGATACGTACGTAGccctatgttgtgttgatagatacaacttacaaaacaaacaaacaaaagtggccgctTTGTGAAATAATTGGAAtaacgccaaccaatcacaacttcttggttgcgttttgtttgatgcgagatgaggcggctgtgtcatatTCATGGGTGTTGGatggattgagagatattttagACAGAGCTCAGGCTCTCAGCGTAATCGTAACTGATCGAGACGAGGGTTTATCTGCAACTATTCGTGATGTCTTCCCAAGTAAAAAGGTTGTGTTGATTAGTTATTGTCgttctatttattgaatatatcttaattatgtacaatcttctttttaatgtagatgtacgacatttattatgcgtatggcatattgcTAATGACGTaaagaacatggtggacaaattgtgtggcgggaaaagaaatcaacaagggcagataTTCAGGAAaactagatggaaccccttTAGTTAACAGTTCTACACTCGCCGAATTTGATAACAGATGGGAATCGATGGTGGCTACCTGGTCGACTATGAATAGAACGGTCGTTCTGTAATAgaccctttttcttaatcttaaatattttgacgaATTCAAtcatcgtttcgttttattatttctaattcggttccgaattttattccaatttttcttaagttcttgatttattttaatatttaatttctctTATAATAGAATTTTAGAcgtaaattataagttttaatttaattatatttggtaATTCAAAATTCTTATTTTCCTCTCTCTcggtttaataattatattgtattttaaatattaactctagctaaattacctataataacttaatctttttatttcctatattattttatgataaaaaagttttaaaaaatagtaaaataaataataattaaaaaaaacaaatataaaatatcttaAAACCCTTTCGAGTTGACATAAAATAGAACTAGGTGGCATGATGTTaaggatttttatttttttttgcctcatctctattttttttgcttctacattaagaaaaaaaaataatgattaatTAAGTTCTATATATATGCATTAGAGCAACCGTAggaaaaaaaacaaaggaagaaatcaaaaattaaaaactaattccATAAAAGTCTCTAAAAAACcttagaaaaattcctaaaaatcctcaaaaatctcctaataatagtTAGTATTAactatagaaattcaagggaaggaagctaattttgtggctagaaattctacaaaTAAGGAAAccgattaatagtgaaattattaaggtataaattcttatatatatttatttacataaaattatgcccataattttatatgtgtttataatatataaattaaattttctgtaattttttgtgatttaattcattgtaaattaatttatatgatttattcattttaattttttaaaaccgcataatctgaaataattttaattaaaatagtaaatattaatattttttgctatatatatatatatatatatatatatgtgtgtgtgtgtgtgtgtgtgtgtgtgtgtgtgtgtgtgtgtctatatatatatatatatatatatatatatatatatatatatatatatatatatatatatatatatatatatatatatatatatatatatatatatatatatgagatataatttgtatattaattttgtgaattatagttgagtataaataatattataaatttttgctaaaaaacgcaaaaaaaaggaaattcataatttgggttaaaaaataaataattctggaaaaataatttattttactgttaccgcatattaaattttttatttaaatagtttttatgaaattttgtgatatttaaattttaaagaaataaattaataatataagttGTTATAAGaggcgaaaagaaagaaaagtgaaaaaataattaaaatttttttattttggtgaataaaaatatacaagaaatcatttaatattaatttaatttttaaaatcttttttttggattttaatattaaggaaattaattattcatgtagtaaatctaaaactaagctaCTAAGaaattagttaaataaaataaaattttattttcttaaaatttggataaatgtgctaggatctataataaacccaatatgtcctttttaagatggttttagtatttatttatgacggaattatttatttatcatttataataaatagacatttaagaaattgattattaaaaaatcaataaagttaattgaaaattaatctataaataaatgctaaagacccatttaaCTTTTGGTTTAGTCttctaataaattattatttatatttaaattgttataaatttatttctattacatgttattgtaatgttgcaattatatgaaaacagtaatatgataataaaaaggcttgatagtaaggaaatatCGAACCATGCTTTCGGCATGTAAAAATCGTGGGATGTGTTTTCTGGCAcataaaatacggcgaacacagtaaggttatttaacctgacctgtggctcgagcaacattgtattGGAGGAGTGaggactcccactaagttaggggttttggtttacttCACCTTAACAGGCACttatatatatcaaacaaagatcatatgtgttgcattaattcattaaataaataattagatTCCATGCCCTAACGCTCAAGCaaaagtgttagtaaatcacgccctagTACTCAAGCAGAACGATTAGAAgttacattttaaaattaacatcaacaaaaaaaaaaaaaaagaatcctCTATATTGCATAAATCATTTTGCATATAACTTATTGAAATGCACatatttgtatacttgtattatgctggcaagtttttatactcggcttaTTAGCTGACCGATTCCCATCGGTTTTTCCCTTACAATGGGATCAGATGCTGCTGGTGACTTTACATGagattaagaagctattgtatcgTCTATGTGATAGTAggatatagtatgtatgtaatttatataatggatatgtaataacgataataattatgtattaaagcaagatgtaatacgtaaaattatatttttaatgttttaagttttgttgttttttttgaaaatactgtttttttcgcaataatcacggctcGATAAACTTCcgctttagcattacttactattatattatattaaacatatatttagaaaagaacAGTCCGTTACACTTGATATCAGAGCCAATGTTATTCGAACAGTTGGATCTTCTTATCCGATACTAAGAAACTCCGTGATAAATTAAAAGGAGGAGTCGCGAGCGACTCGTcttccttatttttttaaaaaaaataaattcgtTTAGAAAATACTTCGAATTATTGTTTGCGTTTTGAATCCCTTAGCTTTAACTccacaaattttaagttttgatttagtgtttttagagtgataaaGGTGTTATTTGGTGAGATTGGAGTGTATATAACAAATTTTAAGTCCTGAGACATTTTcgtcaattcattaaaataggggtggcgataaaatgaaaatggtggcGAAGTTTAAGGATTGGTTTACATTATCTGTAtttaaattttggaaaaatagAAGAATCCCACATTTCACTTTTTTATTCtataataatcttaattttaaattatgaataatgaaatTTACTGCCCTTAAAgttgtacataaaaattaacaaattttatttacaatcaATAATTTTAGCTTTTCAAGAGAATATAGCAtagaaattgaaaacaattaatatttttttagttatttgtaatttccaaaaaagaactaatgataaaataataaaggaaaaattgttgggaataatccaatctattttccattacctaccaataatcccaccttttgaaatttttataaataatccaatctttgttTTCAATATATTGCCAATGGACCCTTCAGAAAATGACCTGCTATACCAGGTTATTCTCATCTTTTGTCTTCTTtacaataatccaacctatttccTATTACCTATCAATAATCCCaccatttgaaatttttattaataatccaacctttgcttTCAGTTTGCTGCCAATGGACCCTTTAAGAAGCAAATTGAAATTGCTATTATTTCCAAAGCATAAACTTCATCATTGCATTAATAGTAATTTTCTTTACATACATATCTCATCAACATTGTGGCTTACAAAATATCATCCAAGAAGGATTAAGGCTACATGCGTTAGTTAACTAGTTTTCTAAATACAAAATGATTAGATTAGTTAGCCAATTACAAAATGCCTTAGTTAAGTTGGCCAATTACAAAATGGCTTACAAAATGATTAGATAAGTTTGCCAATTACAAATGGCTTACAAAATATATAGCAAAAATAATTACATTGTCGAACAAATTTAACTCAAGTAACTACACATTCTTTGGTACACTCGAGGTAGATGCTTGCGTTTAACAAATGACCACTTTTTAAGATGTTTGTGAAGATATTGACCTTGCCATGCTACCCTGCATGAATGaagttaaataaacataattattaacatgaTTAAATGTATTTGCTATCtagataaaagaaagaaaaaaaaaataattaccttgTTCATCACACCTCTGCCACCTCTTCCTCTACTGCCTTGACCTCCCCTTACACTTTTATTTCGCCTTCCTAATTGACTGGGTTGAGCAGAGATTTCATGAGCGATTGTGGATTGTGTTGAAGGAGTAGCAACAACCTTTTTAGGTCTACCCCTTCCTCTCTTTGGTGGGGGTGAGGGTTCCCTAATTGTGTCCTTATCAGGACATTTCCTTTTGTTATGTCCCAATAAACCACATACCCTACATGACATTTGTAGTCCATATCTAGTCAACTTCCCAGGTTTTTTAGGATCCTCATGGGCAGATTTCCTCCTGTTCTTTCTAGGTCTACCTGGGCCAAGTTTAATGGGAGGGGGGAGGAGGGTGGTATTCATTTTAGGCCAATACCTATCACCAGCTAAAGGTGGTATGGATCCACTATATGCTTCTAGGTAAGCCTCCTTTGTATAGCATTTATCAACAAAGGCAGACACATCGAAACGCTTGTATAATATAGTAGCTATTGCATGACGACAAGGAATATCTTTCAAATCCCACTTTCCACAAGTGCAGGACCTCTTATCTAAATCAACCTCTAGATGAAGTTTAGAAAACTAATCTAATCATTTTGTATTTAGAAAACTAGTTAACTAACGCATGTAGCCTTAATCCTTCGTGGATGATATTTTGTAAGCCACAATGTTGATGGGATATGTATGTAAagaaaattactattaatacaATGATGAAGTTTATGCTTCGGAAATAATAGCAATTTCAATTTGCTTCTTAAAGGGTCCATTGGCAGCAAACTGAaagcaaaggttggattattaataaaaatttcaaatggtGGGATTATTGATAGGTAATAggaaataggttggattattgtaCAGAAGACAAAAGATGAGAATAACCTGGTATAGCAGGTCTTTCTgaagggtccattggcaacaaattgaaaacaaagattggattatttataaaaatttcaaaaggtgggattattggtaggtaatggaaaatagattggattattcccaacaatttttccaataataaaatatacttagaaataatagaagtattaaattaaaaaaaatacaagattcTTTTTCATATATACCCCATTTACCCCTAACTCCTTAGGGCTGCATTACCTGCATATGTCATTGAGTGCGTCGATTCGTCATGACCTTTTGTCTTTAAAATGGATTTTCTCCATGTAACAcacctgaatttccaaccccttgtacgaaaccaaaaccgtaaa
The sequence above is drawn from the Amaranthus tricolor cultivar Red isolate AtriRed21 chromosome 5, ASM2621246v1, whole genome shotgun sequence genome and encodes:
- the LOC130812575 gene encoding uncharacterized protein LOC130812575, whose protein sequence is MSTIKAQKWNWISALVGATTAATTAALIAAKPRDPAFELISIDLTAFKLNFPALDAELTLTVHVNNPNIVAIHYNSTTMSICYDGSLLGSARLEAGSQPARSCRLLRLPARLSGLELLANHKNQFLSDVAKREMVIDAAVDINGAAKVLWWDHKFRVHVDSRVSVDPVFLDVIDQENRAEMELLVS